In a single window of the Thermus amyloliquefaciens genome:
- a CDS encoding c-type cytochrome produces MVVDRIEVYLDGASEPLAVLREPPYRLNLDTRKIPDGEHVLRVVTHFRGGGKEIKEIPFTVNNYPDVMVLGLDEGGEVAGNLELRLAVGEPELPVEPVRFNPIWYAVASVIVLGGIWAYFALSPAAERIVAEVAPPAQESHAPAQGGAAAGVDPALMEKGKSLFEANCAACHGANGQGMPPVMPALAGNANLKDAQMILNVVKNGRGAMPAVGAAFSDEELKAVATYIRNSFGNSFGPVE; encoded by the coding sequence ATGGTCGTAGACCGGATTGAGGTGTACCTGGACGGGGCCAGCGAACCCCTGGCGGTTCTGAGGGAACCCCCCTACCGGCTGAATCTGGACACCCGAAAGATCCCGGATGGGGAGCATGTCCTGCGGGTGGTGACCCACTTCCGTGGGGGAGGTAAGGAGATCAAGGAGATCCCCTTCACCGTCAACAACTACCCCGACGTGATGGTCCTGGGCCTAGACGAGGGGGGCGAGGTGGCGGGGAACCTCGAGCTCCGGCTGGCCGTGGGGGAACCCGAGCTCCCGGTGGAGCCGGTGCGCTTCAACCCCATCTGGTACGCGGTGGCCTCGGTGATCGTGCTGGGCGGGATCTGGGCCTACTTCGCCTTGAGCCCGGCCGCCGAGAGGATCGTGGCTGAGGTGGCCCCCCCTGCCCAGGAATCCCACGCCCCCGCGCAGGGAGGCGCCGCGGCGGGGGTGGACCCGGCCCTCATGGAGAAGGGCAAGTCCCTCTTTGAGGCCAACTGCGCCGCCTGCCACGGGGCGAACGGCCAGGGGATGCCCCCGGTTATGCCGGCCCTGGCGGGCAACGCCAACCTGAAAGACGCCCAGATGATCCTGAACGTCGTCAAGAACGGGCGGGGAGCCATGCCCGCCGTGGGCGCCGCCTTCTCGGACGAGGAGCTCAAGGCCGTGGCCACCTACATCCGCAACAGCTTTGGGAATAGCTTCGGCCCGGTGGAGTAG
- a CDS encoding ubiquinol-cytochrome c reductase iron-sulfur subunit, whose product MDEREIRLQKSRRRLFLKTAIGTGIGLSLVSAFYVGASLRPKAEVTPEKEPLKPGDILVYAQGGGEPKPIRPEELKPGDPFLLAYPMDPKSKVVKSGEAKNTVLVVRYRPEELAPEVAQHGVEGIVAFSAVCTHLGCIISQWVADKKAGLCPCHGGTFDFAQGAKVISGPPPRPVPQLPLKVEGGLLVAAGEFLGEVGVKAEAGFCRHV is encoded by the coding sequence ATGGACGAACGCGAGATCCGCTTGCAAAAGTCCCGTAGGCGGCTTTTCCTGAAGACCGCCATCGGCACCGGAATCGGCCTTTCCCTGGTTTCCGCCTTCTACGTGGGGGCCAGCCTGCGTCCCAAGGCCGAGGTCACCCCGGAGAAAGAGCCCTTGAAGCCCGGGGACATCCTGGTCTACGCCCAAGGCGGGGGGGAGCCCAAGCCCATACGTCCGGAGGAGCTCAAGCCCGGGGACCCCTTCCTCCTGGCCTACCCCATGGACCCCAAGAGCAAGGTGGTGAAAAGCGGGGAGGCCAAGAACACCGTCTTGGTGGTGCGCTATAGGCCCGAAGAGCTTGCCCCAGAGGTGGCCCAGCACGGAGTGGAAGGCATCGTGGCCTTCTCGGCCGTCTGTACCCACCTGGGGTGCATCATAAGCCAGTGGGTGGCGGACAAGAAGGCGGGCCTTTGCCCCTGCCACGGGGGGACTTTTGACTTCGCCCAAGGGGCCAAGGTCATCTCCGGCCCCCCGCCCAGGCCCGTGCCCCAGCTTCCCCTCAAGGTGGAAGGCGGCCTCCTGGTGGCCGCAGGGGAGTTCTTGGGCGAGGTGGGGGTGAAGGCGGAAGCGGGCTTCTGCCGTCACGTCTAG
- a CDS encoding cytochrome b: MYKWLDERLDLTSLYQKVLRKAFPVHHSFFLGEITLFAFLVLVLTGVFLTLNFEPSIREVKLPDGRTVPAAYASVLYIDSLPFGAVIRSLHHWSAHVMIAAAFLHMLRILLTGTYKKPRELNYLVGLALLGLAVVTAFTGYALPYDNYAVTATRIGYGIAASIPWVGGAIAEVMFGGEFPGSTKSIPRLFSLHVLWLPLLLMALIGGHLAIMMKQKHTQPRYAERVAPGKILGVPMYPQQMVMMGILFALYVGIMTLIAGAFLAHPIEAFGPPTPNTPAVKPDWYFLWIYGILQLIPSTWEFHLFGATIGPEFIGGAIIPGILGLVGLLLPFVDVRKDKMRYMELPSEHPVRTSVILALLVFFLMSSLAGYKIDFQQQGSILGNNAVLWTLVLGGPLLTYLVSYTLLRIFYGKEKEKALQ, translated from the coding sequence ATGTACAAGTGGCTTGACGAACGCTTGGACCTCACCAGCCTTTACCAGAAGGTCCTGCGCAAGGCCTTTCCCGTACACCACTCCTTCTTCCTGGGAGAGATCACCCTCTTTGCCTTCCTCGTCCTGGTCCTCACCGGGGTCTTCCTCACCCTGAACTTTGAGCCCTCCATCCGGGAGGTGAAGCTCCCGGATGGCCGCACGGTGCCCGCCGCCTACGCCAGCGTCCTCTATATCGATAGCCTGCCCTTCGGGGCGGTGATCCGTAGCCTCCACCACTGGTCGGCCCACGTGATGATCGCCGCCGCCTTCTTGCACATGCTGCGCATCCTGCTCACGGGGACCTACAAGAAGCCCCGGGAGCTCAACTACCTGGTGGGCCTGGCCCTTTTGGGCCTGGCGGTGGTCACCGCCTTCACCGGCTACGCCCTGCCCTACGACAACTATGCCGTCACCGCCACCCGCATCGGCTACGGGATCGCCGCCTCCATACCCTGGGTGGGCGGGGCCATAGCGGAGGTGATGTTCGGGGGAGAGTTCCCGGGCTCAACCAAGTCCATCCCCCGGCTTTTTAGCCTGCACGTCCTCTGGCTCCCCCTCCTCCTCATGGCCCTCATCGGGGGCCACCTGGCCATCATGATGAAGCAGAAGCACACCCAGCCCCGCTACGCGGAGCGGGTGGCCCCGGGGAAGATCCTGGGCGTGCCCATGTACCCCCAGCAGATGGTGATGATGGGCATCCTCTTCGCCCTTTATGTGGGCATCATGACCCTGATCGCCGGGGCTTTCCTGGCCCACCCCATCGAGGCCTTCGGGCCGCCCACCCCCAACACCCCCGCGGTCAAGCCCGACTGGTACTTCCTCTGGATCTACGGCATCCTGCAGCTCATCCCCTCCACCTGGGAGTTCCACCTCTTCGGGGCCACCATCGGGCCGGAGTTCATCGGAGGGGCGATCATCCCCGGCATCCTGGGCCTGGTGGGCCTCCTCCTGCCCTTCGTGGATGTGCGCAAGGACAAGATGCGCTACATGGAGCTCCCCTCGGAGCACCCGGTGCGCACCAGCGTCATCCTGGCCCTTTTGGTCTTCTTCCTCATGAGCTCCCTGGCGGGGTACAAGATCGACTTCCAGCAACAAGGCTCCATCCTGGGCAACAACGCCGTGCTCTGGACCCTGGTCCTGGGAGGCCCCCTGCTCACCTACCTGGTTTCCTACACCCTGCTGCGCATCTTCTACGGCAAGGAGAAGGAAAAGGCCCTCCAGTAA
- a CDS encoding 30S ribosomal protein S1 — MEEKATQVSEANLTPGQAFSMEEALQETEARLEKRVRPGQILTGKVVLVGSEGVAVDIGAKTEGTIPFNELTKKPLPEEELRALLKPGDQVRVQVIKVDPETGQVVLSRKRVEATEHWDRIRELYEKGEPVTVTVKEKVKGGVIADLEGVSAFIPASQLDLKRIPNLDAYVGQQILAKIIEFNRKKERVLLSRRAVLEEEQKRAKEAFFQSLEPGQVVEGTVVDVTDFGAFVNLGPVDGLVYRSEITWGRFHHPKEVIHKGQKVRAQVVSVDPAKERVNLSIKALIPDPWLTVAEKYPVGSRVRGKVVGLTQFGAFVEVEPGLEGLIHISELSWTKRPKHPSEVVKEGDEVEAVVLRLDPAERRLSLGLKQTQPDPWQLLTEKYPPGTVVKGKITGITDFGVFVELEPGMEGLVHISELDHGRIENPAALFKKGEEMEVVVLNIDPVEQRISLSRKRLLPPPPPKAEEERPRRAKGKEARGKRKPAPRREERREYEYGAVAEYNLYDASAIPTASASVKLGDLYGDLLASLGLEEEKSS, encoded by the coding sequence ATGGAAGAAAAGGCGACCCAGGTCAGCGAAGCCAACTTGACCCCAGGCCAGGCCTTCAGCATGGAGGAGGCCCTGCAGGAGACGGAGGCCCGCTTGGAAAAGCGCGTGCGCCCCGGCCAGATCCTGACGGGCAAGGTGGTCCTGGTGGGCTCGGAGGGTGTGGCGGTAGATATCGGCGCCAAGACGGAAGGCACCATTCCTTTCAACGAGCTTACGAAAAAGCCCCTTCCCGAAGAGGAGCTACGGGCCCTTTTGAAGCCTGGTGACCAGGTGCGGGTCCAGGTGATCAAGGTGGACCCGGAAACGGGCCAGGTTGTCCTCTCCCGCAAGCGGGTGGAGGCCACGGAGCACTGGGACCGCATCCGGGAGCTTTACGAGAAGGGCGAGCCGGTGACCGTCACCGTCAAGGAGAAGGTCAAGGGCGGCGTGATTGCCGACCTGGAGGGCGTATCCGCCTTTATCCCCGCTTCGCAGCTGGACCTCAAGCGCATCCCCAACCTGGATGCCTACGTGGGCCAGCAGATCCTGGCGAAGATCATTGAGTTCAATCGCAAAAAGGAGAGGGTTCTCCTCTCCCGTCGGGCGGTGTTGGAGGAGGAGCAGAAGCGGGCCAAGGAGGCCTTTTTCCAGAGCCTTGAGCCCGGGCAGGTGGTGGAGGGCACGGTGGTGGACGTCACCGACTTCGGGGCCTTTGTGAACCTGGGTCCGGTGGACGGCCTGGTGTACCGCTCCGAGATCACCTGGGGCCGGTTCCATCACCCCAAGGAGGTGATCCATAAGGGGCAGAAGGTGCGGGCCCAGGTGGTTTCCGTGGACCCCGCCAAGGAGCGGGTGAACCTGTCCATCAAGGCCCTCATCCCCGATCCCTGGCTCACGGTGGCCGAGAAGTACCCGGTGGGAAGCCGCGTCCGGGGTAAGGTGGTGGGCCTCACCCAGTTCGGGGCCTTCGTGGAGGTGGAGCCTGGCCTCGAGGGGCTCATCCACATCTCCGAGCTTTCCTGGACCAAGCGCCCCAAGCACCCCTCCGAGGTGGTGAAGGAGGGCGACGAGGTGGAGGCGGTGGTCCTGCGGCTGGACCCCGCCGAGCGCCGCCTCTCCTTGGGCCTTAAGCAGACCCAGCCCGATCCCTGGCAGCTCCTCACGGAAAAGTACCCCCCGGGCACCGTGGTCAAGGGCAAGATCACCGGCATCACCGACTTCGGGGTCTTCGTGGAGCTGGAGCCGGGCATGGAGGGGCTGGTCCACATTTCCGAGCTGGACCACGGGCGCATTGAGAACCCCGCCGCCCTCTTCAAGAAGGGGGAGGAGATGGAGGTGGTGGTCCTCAACATCGACCCCGTGGAGCAAAGGATCTCCCTTTCCCGCAAGCGCCTGCTGCCCCCTCCGCCCCCCAAGGCCGAGGAGGAGCGTCCCCGCCGGGCCAAGGGCAAGGAGGCCCGGGGCAAGCGGAAACCTGCCCCGCGCCGGGAGGAGCGCCGGGAGTACGAGTACGGGGCGGTGGCCGAGTACAACCTCTACGACGCCTCCGCCATCCCCACGGCCAGCGCCAGCGTGAAGCTGGGCGATCTCTACGGCGACCTCCTGGCGAGCCTGGGCCTCGAGGAGGAGAAGTCCTCCTAA
- a CDS encoding M20 family metallopeptidase, which translates to METLAWMQAKLPEFLKDLEAFVRRESPSRHLKGLQEAAAFLEEAFGPLQGRLSRKDTPLGPILLLKREGEGSPVLILCHYDTVHPQGSFPEPFRLERDRAAGPGVYDMKGGIIALLYALRHAEATGRKLPALEILFTPDEEIGSQESRPLIEAAARKARAVLVLEPPTAEGDLKVARKGVGLYRLKALGKAAHQGVEPEKGVNAILELAHQIVRVAALEDRERGTTLGPNVVAGGTASNVVAEEAWVEIDLRAWSLEEARRVEEGLKRLTPILPGARLELSGGLNRPPMEPTTQSLALFEKARAIGEALGLSLRPGRVGGGSDGNFTAALGVPTLDGLGLYGGDAHQKTEYVVVSEIPRRVALLAELLYAL; encoded by the coding sequence ATGGAGACCCTAGCCTGGATGCAGGCAAAGCTACCCGAGTTTTTAAAGGACCTCGAGGCCTTTGTGCGCCGGGAATCCCCCTCCAGGCACCTAAAGGGCCTTCAGGAGGCGGCAGCCTTTTTGGAGGAAGCCTTCGGGCCCCTTCAAGGGCGGCTTTCCCGTAAGGACACCCCCCTGGGCCCCATCCTCCTTTTGAAGCGGGAAGGGGAAGGAAGCCCGGTCCTCATCCTCTGCCACTACGACACCGTCCACCCCCAGGGAAGCTTCCCCGAACCCTTCCGCCTGGAAAGGGACCGGGCGGCAGGACCAGGGGTCTACGACATGAAAGGGGGGATTATCGCCCTACTCTACGCTCTCCGCCACGCGGAGGCCACGGGGAGAAAGCTCCCCGCCTTGGAAATCCTCTTTACCCCTGACGAGGAGATCGGCTCCCAGGAAAGCCGGCCCCTCATCGAAGCCGCCGCCAGGAAGGCCCGGGCCGTCTTGGTCCTCGAGCCCCCCACGGCGGAAGGCGACCTGAAGGTGGCCCGAAAAGGGGTGGGGCTCTACCGCCTTAAGGCCCTGGGCAAGGCCGCCCACCAAGGGGTGGAGCCGGAAAAGGGGGTAAACGCCATCCTGGAACTCGCCCACCAGATCGTGAGGGTGGCGGCCCTGGAGGACCGGGAAAGGGGAACCACCCTGGGCCCCAACGTGGTGGCGGGGGGCACGGCGAGCAACGTGGTGGCGGAGGAGGCCTGGGTGGAAATTGACCTGAGGGCCTGGAGCCTGGAGGAGGCCCGGCGGGTGGAGGAAGGCCTTAAGCGCCTCACCCCCATCCTCCCTGGGGCCCGGCTGGAGCTTTCCGGAGGCCTGAACCGCCCCCCCATGGAGCCCACCACGCAAAGCCTGGCCCTTTTTGAAAAGGCCCGGGCCATCGGGGAGGCCCTGGGCCTCTCCTTGCGCCCCGGCCGGGTGGGCGGGGGCTCGGACGGGAACTTCACCGCCGCCCTGGGGGTGCCCACCCTGGATGGCCTTGGCCTTTACGGGGGCGATGCCCACCAGAAGACTGAGTACGTGGTGGTCTCGGAGATCCCCAGGCGGGTGGCCCTCCTGGCCGAACTCCTCTACGCCCTATGA
- a CDS encoding YbaK/EbsC family protein, with amino-acid sequence MSLSPSAKKVQRALEAKGFGHLRVVELPTSTRTAREAAEAVGAEVGQIVKSLVFVGEGGAYLFLVSGRNRLDPSKAQKVTGEALRRATPEEVRALTGYAIGGVPPVGHDTPLPAFLDQDLLAYPRVWAAGGTPKALFSLTPRELLALTGAQVADLKEA; translated from the coding sequence ATGAGCCTCTCCCCCTCGGCCAAAAAGGTGCAAAGGGCCTTGGAGGCCAAGGGCTTTGGCCACCTAAGGGTGGTGGAGCTTCCCACCTCCACCCGCACCGCAAGGGAGGCGGCGGAGGCGGTGGGGGCCGAGGTGGGGCAGATCGTGAAGAGCCTGGTCTTCGTGGGGGAGGGAGGGGCCTACCTCTTCCTGGTGAGCGGCAGGAACCGCCTGGACCCCTCCAAGGCCCAAAAGGTCACGGGCGAAGCCCTGCGAAGGGCCACCCCCGAGGAGGTGCGCGCCCTGACGGGTTACGCCATCGGCGGGGTGCCCCCCGTGGGGCACGACACCCCGCTTCCCGCCTTTTTGGATCAGGACCTTCTGGCCTACCCCCGGGTCTGGGCCGCAGGGGGTACGCCCAAGGCCCTCTTCTCCCTGACCCCCAGGGAGCTCCTGGCCCTCACGGGGGCCCAGGTGGCGGATCTAAAGGAGGCCTAG
- a CDS encoding alanine/glycine:cation symporter family protein: MDILALNDFLNRIVYGFPMKLVFLLVGAYLVIFQIRWFSAPLRMMRVSFSETFGAIRERAYGFGGQITPFQATMVALSATVGAGHLLGMLAAVLTGGPGAVFWMWVGYFFGTGTKFAEATLAVHYRLRFADGSVSGGPMYYLYRGLPRLRFLAYFFAFFAAVAAFGIGNLSQAGAVGGALAPLGAPPALVGLFLALLVGVVLGGGILWVARFAQVVVPLKLLLFLVAVVPLLLVYGGQIPEALALVFRAAFSPEAALGGVAGYGLFAAINAGLGRGIFANEAGLGSAPIAHAQAQVDHPVRQGFWGVTEMFVSFLVTSLTALTFIASGLWRGAGSAAEAAGALFQAHPLGGLILALTVAVFALGTMVSWGFYGEEAAAFLFGEGIRWPYRLTFAVLAFVGPLGGLEAFLAISDTLNGLMAIPNLLGLILLGPVVARLVYGFFRGEPWIPPR, from the coding sequence ATGGATATTCTGGCCCTGAACGACTTTCTCAACCGGATCGTATACGGCTTTCCCATGAAGTTGGTCTTCCTCCTGGTGGGGGCTTATTTGGTTATTTTCCAAATCCGTTGGTTCAGCGCCCCCCTCAGGATGATGCGGGTTTCCTTCAGCGAGACCTTTGGGGCCATCCGCGAGCGCGCTTACGGCTTCGGCGGGCAGATCACCCCCTTCCAGGCCACCATGGTGGCCCTCTCCGCCACGGTGGGCGCCGGGCACCTTTTGGGCATGCTGGCGGCGGTGCTCACGGGGGGGCCTGGGGCGGTTTTTTGGATGTGGGTGGGCTACTTCTTTGGCACCGGCACCAAGTTTGCCGAGGCCACCCTGGCGGTGCACTACCGCCTCCGCTTCGCCGATGGCTCGGTTTCGGGCGGGCCCATGTACTACCTGTACCGGGGTCTTCCCCGGCTCCGCTTTCTGGCCTATTTCTTCGCCTTCTTCGCCGCGGTGGCCGCCTTTGGCATCGGCAACCTCTCCCAGGCCGGGGCGGTGGGGGGTGCCCTGGCCCCTTTGGGGGCACCGCCCGCCTTGGTGGGCCTTTTCCTGGCCCTCCTGGTGGGGGTGGTGCTGGGTGGGGGCATCCTGTGGGTGGCCCGTTTCGCCCAGGTGGTGGTGCCCCTGAAGCTCCTCCTTTTCCTGGTGGCGGTGGTTCCCCTTCTTCTGGTTTACGGGGGCCAGATCCCCGAGGCCTTGGCCCTGGTCTTCCGGGCGGCCTTCAGCCCGGAGGCGGCCTTGGGGGGCGTGGCGGGTTATGGCCTCTTCGCCGCCATCAACGCGGGGCTTGGCCGGGGCATCTTCGCCAACGAGGCGGGCTTGGGCTCTGCCCCCATCGCCCACGCCCAGGCCCAGGTGGACCATCCCGTGCGCCAGGGCTTCTGGGGGGTCACGGAGATGTTCGTGAGCTTCCTGGTGACCAGCCTCACCGCCCTCACCTTCATCGCCTCGGGCCTTTGGCGAGGGGCGGGGAGTGCGGCCGAGGCCGCGGGCGCCCTCTTCCAGGCCCACCCCTTGGGCGGGCTCATCCTGGCCCTCACCGTGGCGGTCTTCGCCCTGGGCACCATGGTCTCCTGGGGGTTTTACGGGGAGGAGGCGGCGGCCTTCCTCTTCGGGGAGGGGATTCGTTGGCCCTACCGCCTCACCTTCGCGGTCTTGGCCTTTGTGGGGCCCTTGGGGGGCCTCGAGGCCTTCTTGGCCATCTCCGACACCCTGAACGGCCTCATGGCCATACCGAACCTCCTGGGCCTCATCCTCCTGGGGCCGGTGGTGGCCCGGTTGGTCTACGGCTTCTTCCGGGGGGAGCCCTGGATACCGCCCCGCTGA
- a CDS encoding DUF4388 domain-containing protein, giving the protein MLGEASGQLGQPQGYLEGNLAEFPFVALVGALMSTGRTGRLWVRSSYLEGEVFLRGGQVVHARVWSGEKGLEGEEALDLLSGLKRAPYRFEPEALPPHTTLLGGLAVPARLSEAQAVWQGLSLPSDWGYVLRLPAQGGQVELGPEALRVLAQVEGKRIVEVLLAPGVLRLARILHTLLQMGALEAVPLVEVPPTSLLVLPIYGPGSGVAYVDEALFAEWARAIRHGFRLRLRRLEAVMEVRPRPNIPGRLGLLEEDLRRLRLRRGDKVEVVPEV; this is encoded by the coding sequence ATGCTGGGTGAAGCCTCAGGTCAGCTTGGTCAGCCGCAGGGCTATCTTGAAGGTAACCTTGCGGAGTTTCCCTTTGTGGCCCTGGTGGGGGCTTTGATGAGCACCGGGCGCACGGGAAGGCTTTGGGTCCGCTCCTCCTACCTGGAGGGGGAGGTTTTTTTGCGGGGGGGCCAGGTGGTCCACGCCCGGGTTTGGTCTGGGGAGAAGGGCCTGGAGGGAGAGGAGGCCCTGGACCTGCTTTCCGGCCTCAAGCGGGCGCCTTATCGCTTTGAGCCCGAGGCGTTGCCACCCCACACCACCTTGCTGGGGGGGCTTGCGGTGCCCGCCCGCCTGAGCGAGGCCCAAGCCGTGTGGCAGGGGCTTTCCCTGCCCTCCGACTGGGGGTACGTCTTGCGCCTGCCCGCCCAGGGAGGCCAGGTGGAGCTTGGCCCCGAGGCCTTGCGGGTCCTGGCCCAGGTGGAGGGGAAGCGCATCGTGGAGGTGCTCCTGGCCCCCGGGGTCTTGCGCCTGGCCCGCATCCTGCACACCCTGCTGCAGATGGGGGCCCTCGAGGCGGTGCCCTTGGTGGAGGTGCCGCCCACTTCCCTTTTGGTCCTCCCCATCTACGGCCCCGGGTCCGGGGTGGCCTATGTGGACGAGGCCCTTTTCGCCGAGTGGGCCCGGGCCATCCGCCATGGCTTCCGCCTTCGCCTAAGGCGCCTCGAGGCCGTGATGGAGGTGCGGCCTAGGCCCAACATCCCTGGGCGGCTTGGCCTTTTGGAGGAGGATCTTAGGCGCCTCCGCCTCAGGCGGGGGGATAAGGTGGAGGTGGTGCCGGAGGTGTAG
- a CDS encoding alpha/beta hydrolase encodes MNLLLLHGFTSHPVLTLGPLPQVLREAGFQVSQPALPGHGTRPEDLLKVRWQDWLETARAAYRELPEPRGVVGLSMGALLAAHLAAETPTQALVALAPALALKHPLAPLAPLAPLFAWLIPRFPGPDSIQDPERKRSNPNYPYFPTRALPQLLALMRRTPEVLPRVEAKALVVEAGRDKVVHAAGVRGYYALLGSSRKAYLVFPESGHDLLLDRDREAVAQAVRDWLLANNNHLH; translated from the coding sequence ATGAACCTCCTTTTACTTCACGGGTTTACCTCCCATCCCGTCCTCACCCTGGGTCCCTTGCCCCAGGTGTTGCGGGAGGCGGGGTTTCAGGTGAGCCAGCCGGCCCTTCCCGGCCACGGCACGCGACCGGAGGACCTCCTCAAGGTGCGCTGGCAGGACTGGCTGGAAACAGCCCGGGCCGCTTACCGGGAGCTGCCCGAGCCTCGAGGGGTGGTGGGGCTTTCCATGGGCGCCCTCCTGGCCGCCCACCTGGCGGCGGAAACCCCCACCCAGGCCCTGGTGGCCCTGGCCCCAGCCCTAGCCCTCAAGCATCCCCTTGCCCCCCTGGCCCCCCTGGCCCCCCTCTTCGCCTGGCTCATTCCCCGCTTCCCCGGCCCCGATTCCATCCAGGACCCCGAGCGCAAAAGATCCAACCCCAACTACCCCTACTTCCCCACCCGGGCTTTGCCCCAGCTTCTGGCCCTGATGCGCCGCACCCCAGAGGTCCTGCCCAGGGTAGAGGCCAAGGCCCTGGTGGTGGAGGCGGGCCGGGACAAGGTGGTGCATGCTGCGGGGGTGCGGGGCTACTACGCCCTTTTGGGAAGCTCGCGGAAGGCGTACCTGGTCTTCCCGGAAAGCGGCCACGACCTTCTTCTGGACCGGGACCGGGAGGCGGTGGCCCAGGCGGTTCGGGACTGGCTTCTTGCTAACAATAATCACTTGCATTAA
- a CDS encoding ZIP family metal transporter — MEPSSISPWSVFLYALLTAIATGLGAIPFLFTRHILAHHLGLANAAAAGLMLSASFGLIYEGVHYHLGRTLLGVVLGLVFIQLSHRFLHGREVSFGTLNGLDARKALMIVGIMTLHSFAEGVGVGVAFGGGEALGVFITLAIAVHNIPEGLAISLVLIPRGVGVLSAALWSVFSSLPQPLMAVPAFLFVEVFKPALPVGLGFAAGAMIWMVAAEILPEALREAKAEGVATVLTLAVALMVAFQILLGG, encoded by the coding sequence ATGGAACCCTCATCCATCTCCCCCTGGAGCGTTTTCCTATACGCCCTCCTCACCGCCATCGCCACCGGTCTGGGGGCCATTCCCTTCCTCTTTACCCGGCACATCCTGGCCCACCACCTGGGCCTGGCCAACGCCGCGGCCGCTGGCCTGATGCTCTCGGCCAGCTTTGGCCTCATCTACGAGGGGGTGCACTACCACCTGGGCCGCACCCTTTTGGGGGTGGTCCTGGGCCTTGTTTTCATCCAACTTTCCCACCGCTTCCTCCACGGCCGGGAGGTGAGCTTCGGTACCCTAAACGGCCTGGACGCCCGGAAAGCCCTCATGATCGTGGGGATCATGACCCTACACTCCTTTGCCGAGGGGGTGGGGGTAGGGGTGGCCTTCGGGGGCGGGGAGGCGTTAGGGGTTTTCATCACCCTGGCCATCGCCGTGCACAACATCCCCGAGGGCTTGGCCATCAGCCTGGTTCTGATTCCCCGGGGCGTCGGCGTCCTAAGCGCTGCCCTGTGGAGCGTTTTCTCCAGCCTACCCCAGCCCCTCATGGCCGTGCCCGCCTTCCTCTTCGTGGAGGTGTTCAAACCCGCCCTCCCCGTGGGTCTGGGCTTCGCCGCCGGGGCCATGATCTGGATGGTGGCGGCGGAGATCCTTCCCGAGGCCCTAAGGGAGGCCAAGGCGGAAGGGGTGGCCACGGTGCTCACCCTAGCCGTGGCCCTGATGGTGGCCTTCCAGATTCTCCTTGGGGGGTAA
- a CDS encoding DNA/RNA nuclease SfsA — protein sequence MWPLPPLKPCRFLKRRNRFLVEADVGPLHLPNSGRMGELLLPGTPCWYHPRPTPKTVGRMILVESQGVLVGVDASLANRLLEVLIREGFFGPLGPGPGNLRREVPLRGERLDFWARIGGKEAFLEAKNCNRVEEGLALFPDAPTPRGARHLRLLAAFARDGGLAYAVWMVQHPLAQAFALDPEDRLLHRAAREAKEAGVRLLAFRIRPTLEALYLDGELPWVFLPPKENLEGHHQGHG from the coding sequence ATGTGGCCCCTGCCCCCTCTAAAGCCTTGCCGCTTCCTCAAGAGGCGCAACCGCTTCCTGGTGGAGGCGGACGTGGGACCCCTGCACCTCCCCAACTCGGGGCGGATGGGGGAGCTTCTCCTCCCCGGGACTCCCTGCTGGTACCATCCCAGGCCCACCCCCAAGACGGTGGGCCGGATGATCCTGGTGGAAAGCCAAGGGGTCTTGGTGGGGGTGGATGCCTCCTTGGCCAACCGCCTCCTCGAGGTGCTCATAAGGGAAGGGTTTTTCGGCCCCCTCGGCCCAGGCCCTGGGAACCTGAGGAGGGAGGTGCCTCTCAGGGGGGAAAGGCTGGACTTCTGGGCCCGGATCGGGGGGAAGGAAGCCTTCTTGGAGGCCAAGAACTGCAACCGGGTGGAGGAGGGCTTGGCCCTGTTCCCCGATGCCCCCACCCCTCGAGGGGCCAGGCACCTCAGGCTCCTGGCGGCTTTTGCCCGGGATGGGGGGCTGGCCTATGCCGTCTGGATGGTCCAGCATCCCTTGGCCCAGGCCTTCGCCCTGGATCCGGAGGACCGGCTCCTGCACCGGGCAGCCCGGGAAGCCAAGGAGGCGGGGGTGAGGTTGCTCGCCTTCCGGATCCGCCCCACCTTGGAAGCCCTGTACCTGGATGGGGAGCTTCCCTGGGTCTTCTTACCCCCCAAGGAGAATCTGGAAGGCCACCATCAGGGCCACGGCTAG